A window of Bacillus sp. E(2018) contains these coding sequences:
- a CDS encoding pseudouridine synthase — translation MRIHKYISLTGFCSRRETSRLLKNGRISINGETANKDSFVHEADIVLIDGMKIPQKTSAVYLAFNKPVGVTTTSNPEIEGNILEYIDLPERVFAVGRLDKASQGLILLTNDGELADRISQANYGHEKEYEVTVDQPVTDLFLQKMAEGVFILDSITKPAKTEWVSKYVFRITLTQGLNRQIRRMCKTLGYEVEKLERIRIMNIHLHTLEAGKWRYLRDDELSQLKKGLEI, via the coding sequence ATGCGTATTCATAAGTATATAAGTTTAACGGGTTTTTGCTCTAGAAGAGAGACGAGTCGGTTATTGAAGAATGGCCGAATTTCTATAAATGGTGAGACAGCAAATAAAGATAGTTTTGTACATGAGGCTGATATTGTCCTTATCGATGGTATGAAAATTCCTCAAAAAACGTCAGCGGTCTATCTCGCTTTTAATAAACCAGTGGGAGTTACGACCACTTCTAATCCTGAAATTGAAGGAAACATTTTAGAATATATTGATCTGCCAGAGCGCGTATTTGCCGTTGGAAGATTAGATAAAGCTTCTCAAGGCTTAATTTTATTAACGAATGACGGGGAATTAGCCGACCGAATATCTCAGGCTAATTATGGTCATGAGAAAGAATATGAAGTGACGGTCGATCAACCTGTTACTGATTTGTTTCTTCAAAAAATGGCTGAAGGCGTTTTTATTTTAGATAGCATAACCAAGCCTGCAAAAACAGAGTGGGTTAGTAAGTATGTTTTTCGGATCACGCTTACGCAAGGGTTGAACCGGCAGATTCGGCGTATGTGTAAAACGCTCGGGTATGAAGTAGAAAAACTAGAGCGTATACGCATTATGAATATACATCTTCATACATTGGAAGCCGGGAAGTGGCGTTATTTAAGGGATGACGAGCTTAGTCAGCTGAAAAAAGGTTTAGAGATTTAG
- a CDS encoding YjiH family protein encodes MGLPKQQMNYDMKRTNFSSLIKFIVPSLIGIFLFMIPISYNGEITIPVAILAGILQDGIGSYIPKIMTAIIAITVVGSLGTYFFKPKAIINQPFLNTLFNVNIVWQLIRLIGLIFAVMTLFKLGPKAVWSENTGQLLLFDLIPVLFSVFLFAGLFLPLLFNFGLLELCGALLVKVMRPVFKLPGRSSIDCLASWLGDGTIGVLLTNKQYEEGYYTKREAAVIGTTFSVVSITFAIVVLAQVDLAHMIVPYYLTVVLAGLVCAIIIPRIPPLSRKPDTYYEGAKENVADEVIPEGETPFRFGLKKAVERADQNKKAAPLVREGIQNVLDMWMGVVPIVMAIGTSALMVAEFTPFFTYLGAPFVPILELLQVPYASDAAQTIVIGFADMFLPSIIGAGIESELTRFVVAAMSVIQLIYMSEVGGLLLASKIPVNFKELVIIFFLRTFISLPIVVGMAHLLF; translated from the coding sequence ATGGGTTTACCAAAGCAGCAAATGAATTATGACATGAAGCGAACAAATTTTTCTAGTTTGATTAAATTTATTGTCCCTTCTTTAATCGGTATATTTTTATTTATGATTCCCATCTCCTATAATGGGGAAATTACCATTCCTGTAGCGATTCTGGCAGGAATCTTACAGGACGGAATCGGTTCATATATTCCAAAAATCATGACAGCTATTATAGCGATTACGGTTGTTGGTTCTTTAGGAACATACTTTTTTAAACCGAAAGCTATTATTAATCAACCATTTTTAAACACATTGTTTAATGTGAATATCGTATGGCAGCTTATTCGTTTAATAGGATTGATTTTTGCTGTGATGACGCTATTCAAGCTCGGGCCAAAAGCTGTATGGTCTGAAAATACAGGGCAGCTTCTTCTCTTTGATTTAATTCCTGTATTATTCTCCGTGTTTTTATTCGCTGGACTATTTTTACCGTTGTTATTCAACTTCGGGCTGTTAGAACTTTGTGGAGCATTACTCGTAAAAGTGATGCGACCTGTTTTCAAATTGCCTGGTCGTTCATCTATCGACTGCTTAGCATCATGGCTCGGTGATGGAACGATCGGCGTTCTTTTAACGAACAAGCAGTATGAAGAAGGTTATTATACGAAACGTGAGGCAGCTGTAATTGGTACAACGTTTTCTGTCGTATCCATTACGTTCGCGATAGTTGTTCTTGCTCAAGTCGATCTCGCTCACATGATCGTTCCGTATTATTTAACGGTCGTATTAGCAGGGCTCGTGTGTGCGATTATTATTCCGCGCATCCCGCCACTATCTAGAAAGCCTGATACGTATTATGAGGGCGCAAAAGAAAATGTAGCCGATGAAGTGATTCCAGAAGGTGAGACACCTTTTAGATTTGGTCTTAAAAAAGCGGTTGAACGCGCTGATCAAAATAAAAAAGCGGCACCGCTAGTGAGAGAAGGCATTCAAAACGTACTTGATATGTGGATGGGTGTTGTGCCAATCGTAATGGCGATTGGAACATCTGCACTGATGGTAGCAGAGTTCACACCTTTCTTCACGTACCTTGGAGCACCTTTTGTACCGATCTTAGAGTTGCTGCAAGTTCCATATGCATCAGATGCAGCACAGACGATTGTAATCGGATTTGCGGATATGTTCCTTCCTTCTATCATCGGGGCAGGAATTGAAAGCGAACTGACTCGATTTGTTGTAGCAGCCATGTCAGTTATTCAATTGATCTATATGTCTGAAGTTGGCGGATTGCTGCTAGCTTCTAAGATTCCAGTTAATTTTAAAGAACTGGTTATTATCTTTTTCTTACGTACGTTCATCTCACTTCCAATCGTAGTGGGAATGGCGCATCTCTTGTTTTAA
- the liaF gene encoding cell wall-active antibiotics response protein LiaF encodes MLNRKRSDFISWGLLIAIVLVLLEATLNGGGILFSLLFSAALLFFGRKRMPRRSGKIMFWLGVFIAVMNVLSMFTFKLLLVAFVIYVIYEFYQSKQNPVFVTPQFEQVRSMAQDDVYRKETLLKNILLGTQQTPEHVYEWNDINIQCGPGDTIIDLNQTILPDGESVILIRGTIGNITIYVPYEMDAAVSHSMIIGNSRIFDRSESKLFNQTLFYRTKGYGEADKKIKIVTSMFAGSLEVKRV; translated from the coding sequence ATGCTAAATAGGAAAAGAAGTGATTTCATAAGTTGGGGGCTTTTAATAGCGATTGTATTAGTCTTGTTAGAAGCAACCTTAAACGGAGGAGGAATCTTATTTTCTCTTTTATTTAGTGCTGCACTCCTGTTTTTTGGACGAAAACGAATGCCGAGGCGCTCCGGTAAGATTATGTTCTGGCTAGGTGTTTTCATCGCTGTCATGAACGTATTAAGCATGTTCACCTTTAAGCTCTTACTAGTAGCGTTCGTTATCTATGTGATCTATGAATTTTATCAATCTAAACAAAATCCGGTTTTCGTTACGCCTCAGTTCGAACAGGTTCGATCTATGGCACAAGATGATGTTTACAGAAAAGAAACGCTATTAAAAAACATCCTTTTAGGCACGCAACAAACACCAGAACATGTGTATGAATGGAACGATATCAACATCCAGTGTGGCCCTGGTGATACGATCATTGACTTGAATCAAACGATTTTACCTGATGGGGAATCGGTTATTCTGATCCGCGGTACGATTGGAAATATTACGATCTATGTTCCTTATGAGATGGATGCAGCAGTCAGCCATTCTATGATTATTGGGAATTCAAGAATTTTTGACCGAAGTGAATCTAAGCTGTTCAACCAAACGCTTTTTTACAGAACGAAAGGGTATGGAGAAGCTGATAAAAAAATAAAGATCGTTACAAGTATGTTTGCTGGAAGTCTGGAGGTGAAACGGGTATGA
- a CDS encoding glutathione peroxidase, giving the protein MSVYDFSVETIKGEETNLDTYKGDVLLIVNTASKCGFTPQYKGLQSIYESHKEQGLSVLGFPCNQFGAQEPGSSDEIMEFCELNYGVNFPMFAKVDVNGEQAHPLFKYLAAEAPGILGSKAIKWNFTKFLVDRNGQVVKRFAPTDKPETIEKHIQELL; this is encoded by the coding sequence ATGTCTGTATATGATTTTTCAGTTGAAACGATCAAAGGTGAGGAAACAAACCTAGACACTTACAAAGGCGATGTGCTCTTAATTGTAAATACAGCTAGTAAATGCGGATTCACTCCACAGTACAAAGGCCTGCAATCTATTTATGAGAGCCATAAAGAGCAAGGATTATCTGTACTTGGATTTCCATGTAACCAATTCGGAGCGCAAGAACCAGGATCCAGTGACGAGATCATGGAGTTTTGCGAGTTGAACTATGGGGTTAACTTTCCGATGTTTGCAAAAGTAGACGTAAATGGTGAGCAAGCGCATCCTCTTTTTAAATACTTAGCCGCTGAAGCACCTGGAATCTTAGGGTCTAAAGCGATCAAATGGAATTTCACTAAATTTTTAGTAGACCGAAACGGACAAGTTGTAAAGCGCTTCGCCCCAACGGACAAACCTGAAACGATCGAAAAACATATACAAGAACTTCTTTAA
- a CDS encoding GNAT family N-acetyltransferase, which produces MELRVLSESEFEKSIQLSQYAFQYIVKKEDLPKRYEMMKRQEIWGEFENKELISKLHIHSLEISIENQRFSMGGIAGVATWPEHRRKGSVTRLLQQALVRMKENGQSISLLHPFNIQFYRRFGWELTASLNKYTLNKSDLVRYEDVPGTISRLTEKDGNDLMNKVYEGWFRTYNHLLVRSDYWWNYHVFTEGYNRILYKDENGEPKGYLCCKVADKLLDVQEFVYVNDDARRALWNFICQHDSMVDKVKIIAPSNDQLPFLLNNPRIHQEHYPYFMARIVDVESFLKKYPFKKFEGSLTLSITDEKAEWNNGTFTINENSITKDPETLADALTMNVQTLAAALLGSQKPQFLFTSGKIKGNQEDVEQFEEIITNKPAAFLDFF; this is translated from the coding sequence ATGGAACTTAGAGTATTATCCGAGTCAGAATTTGAAAAATCCATTCAGCTTTCTCAATATGCTTTTCAGTACATCGTAAAGAAAGAAGATCTGCCAAAACGATATGAAATGATGAAGAGACAAGAGATCTGGGGAGAGTTTGAGAACAAAGAGCTTATTTCAAAGCTCCACATTCATTCTCTAGAAATTTCTATTGAAAATCAGCGTTTTTCAATGGGTGGGATCGCAGGTGTAGCCACTTGGCCAGAGCATCGCCGAAAAGGATCGGTCACTCGTCTATTACAACAAGCATTAGTAAGAATGAAGGAGAATGGTCAAAGTATCAGCCTGCTTCACCCTTTCAATATTCAGTTTTATCGCCGTTTCGGTTGGGAGCTCACAGCCTCACTGAACAAATATACACTTAATAAAAGTGATCTCGTACGATATGAAGATGTCCCTGGAACCATTTCCAGGTTAACGGAAAAAGACGGAAATGACTTAATGAACAAGGTTTATGAGGGATGGTTCCGTACATACAATCATTTGCTGGTTCGTTCTGACTATTGGTGGAACTACCATGTGTTTACAGAAGGCTACAACCGTATCCTTTATAAGGATGAAAACGGCGAACCTAAAGGATATTTATGCTGCAAGGTAGCAGATAAATTGCTGGACGTTCAAGAGTTTGTGTATGTTAACGATGACGCACGGCGTGCTCTTTGGAATTTCATCTGTCAGCACGATTCAATGGTAGACAAAGTGAAAATCATCGCACCATCGAATGATCAGCTTCCATTTTTACTAAACAATCCACGTATCCACCAAGAGCACTATCCATACTTCATGGCACGTATCGTGGATGTAGAAAGCTTTCTAAAGAAATATCCGTTTAAAAAATTCGAGGGTTCACTTACACTATCCATTACAGATGAAAAAGCAGAATGGAACAACGGTACGTTTACTATTAATGAAAATAGCATTACAAAGGATCCAGAGACCCTAGCCGACGCATTAACAATGAATGTACAAACGCTAGCAGCAGCTCTTCTAGGCTCACAAAAGCCCCAGTTCCTATTTACATCCGGAAAAATCAAAGGAAACCAAGAAGACGTAGAACAATTTGAAGAAATCATTACAAATAAGCCTGCAGCTTTCCTGGATTTCTTTTAA
- a CDS encoding PspA/IM30 family protein produces MNLFERIKNSISADVHELLDQKEEKNPLSLLNQYLRQCELEVNKAHKLVERQQLLKDQFVREMEEAEAKAAKRAHQAEIAQQANEQELYQFALQEKEQHALRAANLKESTLQAEKDLVELEQKYEQMKHKLKDMQIKRMELMGRENVARAHQKMDRVIDPSQSMKKSAFRFDELEHYMDRLEQKVNADYQASSMDAKLAKLEKDWKKEESHTTV; encoded by the coding sequence ATGAATTTATTTGAACGCATCAAAAACTCAATCTCGGCAGATGTACATGAGCTTTTAGATCAAAAAGAGGAAAAAAATCCGTTATCTCTTCTGAACCAATATTTAAGACAGTGTGAGTTAGAGGTGAACAAAGCTCATAAGTTAGTCGAGCGTCAGCAGCTGTTAAAAGACCAGTTTGTGCGTGAGATGGAAGAAGCAGAGGCAAAAGCAGCGAAGCGTGCTCATCAGGCTGAGATCGCTCAACAAGCGAACGAACAAGAGCTGTATCAGTTCGCACTCCAAGAAAAAGAACAGCATGCATTACGTGCAGCGAACTTAAAAGAGTCTACGCTGCAAGCAGAAAAAGATCTTGTAGAGCTTGAGCAAAAATACGAGCAGATGAAACATAAGCTGAAAGATATGCAGATCAAACGTATGGAATTGATGGGTCGCGAAAATGTAGCGCGTGCTCACCAGAAGATGGACCGTGTGATCGATCCGTCTCAATCCATGAAAAAATCCGCTTTCCGTTTTGATGAGCTTGAGCATTATATGGATCGTCTTGAACAGAAAGTAAACGCCGATTATCAGGCAAGTTCGATGGATGCGAAGCTCGCTAAACTTGAAAAAGATTGGAAAAAGGAAGAATCACACACTACCGTTTAA
- a CDS encoding DUF4025 domain-containing protein, with protein MSDKTNKQKQSEDIAEKNFELDKKNKSKTDKELETVHEQINDTFNQGTIDQKEQNKKEKKDK; from the coding sequence ATGAGCGACAAAACAAATAAACAAAAGCAATCAGAAGACATCGCAGAGAAAAACTTTGAACTCGATAAGAAAAACAAATCAAAGACAGATAAGGAATTAGAAACCGTTCACGAGCAGATCAACGATACATTCAATCAAGGTACAATTGATCAAAAAGAACAGAACAAAAAAGAAAAGAAGGATAAATAG
- a CDS encoding flagellar basal body rod protein: MKKLGLLVVGGIAAIVLIANLGPMVGLAIGLAVMYYAFKKAMAAHSGGKKFWWGALSVVGLCVSVSNLPAILGAVAIYVLYVVYKKWNQSASVDENDSNDPFTNFEREWAKLKNS, translated from the coding sequence ATGAAAAAATTAGGCTTGCTTGTAGTTGGAGGAATTGCAGCAATCGTTTTGATCGCAAATCTTGGCCCGATGGTAGGTCTTGCAATCGGTCTGGCAGTCATGTATTACGCCTTTAAGAAGGCGATGGCTGCACACAGTGGAGGAAAGAAATTTTGGTGGGGTGCTCTATCAGTAGTTGGGCTTTGTGTATCTGTTAGCAATCTTCCTGCGATATTAGGCGCTGTTGCGATCTATGTTCTTTATGTGGTTTACAAGAAATGGAATCAATCAGCTTCGGTAGATGAGAACGACAGTAATGACCCTTTCACAAATTTTGAAAGAGAATGGGCAAAACTTAAAAATAGCTAA
- a CDS encoding carbonate dehydratase, giving the protein MKHNDCGDGFQPFVSPNPKTTFNPIQIAPTIDQSSFLSPFTSVIGDVRIKENVYVAPLVSIRADEGTPFYIGSNTNLQDGVILHGLTNQFVKVDGRKYSIYIDDEVSVAHGALVHGPCFIGEKVFVGFKAIVYNATVEKGSFISYNAVVTNGVRIRKNRFVPPGAYIDSQKKADALSRVPTDVKEFARGVQVVNQEFPAAYHLLFGECRCSCGLAYNNNSSEEESD; this is encoded by the coding sequence TTGAAACATAATGATTGTGGAGATGGCTTTCAACCGTTTGTTAGCCCTAATCCTAAGACGACATTTAATCCAATTCAGATCGCACCAACCATTGATCAAAGTTCATTTTTAAGTCCATTTACTAGCGTAATCGGTGATGTAAGAATAAAAGAGAACGTATATGTCGCACCACTTGTGAGTATTCGGGCAGATGAAGGAACGCCATTTTATATCGGCTCTAATACGAACCTTCAAGATGGCGTCATTCTTCATGGATTAACGAATCAGTTCGTCAAAGTAGATGGCAGAAAGTATTCCATCTATATCGATGATGAAGTATCTGTTGCGCATGGGGCTCTCGTTCATGGGCCTTGTTTTATCGGAGAAAAGGTATTCGTAGGCTTTAAAGCGATTGTTTATAATGCTACCGTGGAGAAAGGAAGCTTTATTTCCTACAATGCCGTAGTGACGAACGGAGTGCGCATTCGAAAGAATCGTTTTGTCCCGCCTGGAGCTTATATCGATTCTCAAAAGAAAGCTGACGCGCTTTCCCGCGTACCTACTGACGTAAAAGAGTTTGCACGCGGCGTACAGGTAGTCAATCAAGAGTTCCCTGCTGCTTATCATCTATTATTCGGTGAGTGTCGTTGTTCTTGCGGATTGGCTTATAACAATAACAGCAGTGAAGAAGAATCTGATTAA
- a CDS encoding NUDIX domain-containing protein has translation MDAVFHVEHQVFNYRVAAVMIKEGRVLMHRAKAETNWSLPGGRVKLGEDAKMSLKREMKEELDLNVTVDGFLWTVENFFTYAEKEIHEVGIYFNITAENLLPLHDGEEFTVLEADRLVFKWVSLEDLNEYVLHPQVVKQKLIDGSFEPDYFLVDQS, from the coding sequence ATGGACGCAGTGTTTCATGTGGAACATCAAGTTTTTAATTATCGTGTGGCTGCCGTAATGATTAAAGAAGGTCGAGTCCTCATGCATCGAGCAAAAGCAGAAACAAATTGGTCTTTGCCTGGAGGCCGCGTGAAGCTTGGTGAAGATGCCAAGATGAGCTTAAAGCGTGAGATGAAAGAAGAATTGGATCTGAACGTGACTGTTGATGGCTTTTTATGGACGGTTGAAAACTTTTTTACATATGCAGAAAAAGAGATTCACGAGGTTGGAATATATTTTAACATCACAGCTGAAAATCTGCTGCCGCTTCATGATGGTGAGGAATTTACCGTATTAGAAGCAGATCGGCTTGTTTTTAAATGGGTATCATTAGAGGATTTGAATGAATATGTGCTGCATCCACAGGTGGTGAAGCAAAAGCTGATAGATGGTTCTTTTGAGCCGGATTATTTCTTAGTAGACCAATCATAG